One Coccinella septempunctata chromosome 1, icCocSept1.1, whole genome shotgun sequence DNA window includes the following coding sequences:
- the LOC123311167 gene encoding uncharacterized protein LOC123311167 → MNISISKTKCMTIAKDPLRCKLVVEDNPIEQVMQFRYLGVDISSTHDPVKDLRSQINKASALSGSLRDIVWSNPYMRKDSKVRIYKTCIRPIMTYGMEVREDTVKTKHMLRVAEMKTLRTIGGKTKRDRVRNTDIREQCGIQDIVRWGRQRKRQWYNHVRRMDENRLPRIVLENNPPGSRPPGRPPKRWKDSWQSTSQEEMQRQLQN, encoded by the coding sequence ATGAATATCTCTATCAGCAAAACTAAATGTATGACAATCGCGAAGGATCCGCTCAGATGTAAGCTAGTGGTGGAGGACAATCCCATAGAACAGGTGATGCAATTCAGATATCTGGGCGTAGATATATCAAGTACCCACGACCCAGTTAAAGACCTAAGGAGCCAGATTAACAAAGCATCCGCACTATCAGGATCCCTACGAGACATAGTCTGGTCAAACCCGTACATGCGCAAGGATAGCAAAGTTAGAATCTACAAGACTTGTATCAGACCCATCATGACGTACGGCATGGAAGTCCGCGAGGACACCGTTAAGACGAAACACATGCTAAGGGTGGCTGAAATGAAAACACTGAGAACAATAGGGGGGAAAACAAAAAGGGACAGAGTAAGAAACACAGATATCAGAGAACAATGCGGGATACAAGATATCGTGAGATGGGGAAGACAACGTAAGAGGCAGTGGTACAACCATGTAAGACGGATGGACGAGAACAGGCTTCCGAGAATAGTCCTAGAAAACAACCCGCCCGGCTCAAGACCTCCCGGGAGACCACCTAAAAGATGGAAAGATAGTTGGCAATCTACCTCTCAGGAAGAGATGCAGAGGCAGCTTCAGAACTAA
- the LOC123315127 gene encoding uncharacterized protein LOC123315127, protein MLKMNENNINKNCNVAAPPGKSQNQNKGHATMKQVVESKQNVSGKVNIDGNTWNNIVQKECDKQPDNKPNKHIQTVHYDINEENSNTTARNEWKVVTGKHYTKKGTVCTGINAPKQENIMGAPQKRWIYLGRIAGDTSEEAISEYLGIVVMVVWRPL, encoded by the exons atgttgaaaatgaatgaaaacaacATAAACAAGAATTGCAACGTTGCCGCTCCTCCAGGCAAATCgcaaaatcaaaataaaggaCATGCAACCATGAAACAGGTAGTGGAATCGAAACAGAATGTATCAGGGAAAGTCAACATAGACGGCAACACCTGGAACAACATTGTGCAGAAGGAGTGCGATAAGCAACCAGATAACAAGCCGAATAAACATATACAAACTGTTCACTATGATATCAATGAAGAAAATTCGAATACGACCGCAAGGAATGAATGGAAAGTGGTAACTGGGAAACATTATACCAAAAAGGGGACAGTTTGTACTGGAATAAATGCTCCTAAACAAGAAAACATTATGGGTGCACCTCAAAAACGGTGGATATATCTTGGGAGAATTGCAGGAGATACTTCGGAGGAAGCCATCTCCGAATATCTAG GTATCGTGGTCATGGTGGTGTGGCGGCCGCTGTGA